From Pseudobdellovibrionaceae bacterium, a single genomic window includes:
- a CDS encoding M48 family metalloprotease — protein sequence MTDFFEHQRRARKKSQRVLVVFFLLMLFLLYVFNIAVYWIVGGMTENSYPTYSTTAYKYQTDVVPPSSLPEAKSILDLREQPVTRTASEFLQKIFFIHPHTAHMQWAIIGLFLLLFMGGFLFKIFQYYSYPRAVVQSMVYREVFYHSNVSEAERRLLNIVEEMCISAGIPVVKTYLLTNEHSINAFTAGYDLRTAHIVVTQGALDHLNRDEMQAVIAHEVGHITSADVSVNTLLLSCIFSMTIIMTTGIRILRSSSRSSSSSSSNRRGGGGAGQILLIAVLLVCIGALGAYCGRALQSMFSRKREFLADSLAVQFTRNPSALASALAKIRDQIFVKMNHFQAANISHMCFVSSAHQGLFGVFATHPPIEDRIAVLDKEYLGVHPETEKLFTKKETPKVEKKKNTIHIPFDHLGPQVTAQRVVADSSLLFDPYLSYREAERLLGSLRKQPEVEHALHTLEDFKYPVWGLFISHDEVIKTKQIAVLRKHYGQDFSEKKLNDSILPDEECVELVNSVVFIALARAQSLDKEAKGVFLASLQELMMADEVIEPFEHLIYCCFMANNLLEKEVSRIQLEHLRSLLFLCVKLNKTSEQHELQIYQQALEKYMGVKQESVTPPKSIELGDTTLLLRQLRTKSLQTRREVLLAVRSALFSDGKITLREYEAYRAISLALDIPAPLVANPF from the coding sequence ATGACTGATTTTTTTGAACATCAAAGACGGGCAAGAAAGAAATCACAACGAGTGCTTGTGGTCTTTTTCTTGCTTATGCTGTTCTTACTGTATGTGTTCAATATTGCTGTGTACTGGATTGTGGGCGGCATGACAGAAAACTCCTATCCTACTTATTCTACAACGGCTTATAAATACCAAACGGATGTTGTTCCACCGTCTTCTTTGCCAGAGGCGAAGTCTATTCTGGACTTGCGTGAACAGCCTGTGACTCGAACCGCTTCAGAGTTTTTACAAAAGATTTTTTTTATTCACCCGCATACGGCACACATGCAATGGGCGATCATTGGACTGTTTTTGTTGCTTTTTATGGGTGGGTTTTTATTTAAGATCTTCCAATACTACTCTTACCCTCGGGCTGTGGTGCAGTCTATGGTGTATCGAGAAGTCTTTTACCATAGTAATGTTTCTGAGGCCGAAAGACGTCTATTAAATATAGTCGAAGAGATGTGCATCTCTGCGGGCATTCCTGTGGTGAAAACCTATTTGCTTACTAATGAACATTCAATCAATGCGTTTACAGCGGGGTATGATTTAAGGACCGCACATATCGTGGTCACACAAGGGGCCTTGGATCATTTGAATCGAGATGAAATGCAAGCCGTGATTGCCCATGAAGTCGGTCACATTACCAGTGCTGATGTAAGTGTAAATACATTGCTGTTGAGTTGCATCTTTTCGATGACCATCATTATGACGACAGGGATAAGAATTTTAAGATCATCAAGCCGAAGTAGTAGCAGCAGTAGCAGTAATAGACGTGGTGGCGGTGGTGCAGGTCAGATTCTTCTGATTGCAGTGCTTTTGGTATGTATAGGAGCACTCGGAGCCTACTGTGGTCGTGCTTTGCAAAGTATGTTTTCTCGTAAGCGAGAATTTTTAGCTGACAGTCTGGCTGTGCAATTCACCAGAAACCCGTCGGCTCTTGCTAGTGCTTTAGCAAAGATCAGAGACCAAATTTTTGTTAAGATGAATCACTTTCAAGCCGCTAATATTTCCCACATGTGTTTTGTGTCTTCGGCTCATCAGGGACTGTTTGGAGTTTTTGCCACTCATCCTCCCATAGAAGATCGTATTGCAGTTTTGGATAAAGAGTATTTGGGTGTGCATCCTGAAACAGAAAAGTTATTTACCAAGAAAGAAACTCCAAAAGTAGAAAAGAAAAAAAATACGATTCATATTCCCTTTGATCATCTTGGCCCACAGGTGACTGCTCAACGAGTGGTTGCCGACAGTTCTTTGTTGTTTGATCCTTACCTTTCGTATCGAGAGGCAGAGAGACTCTTGGGAAGCTTGCGTAAACAGCCAGAGGTAGAACACGCGTTACATACGTTAGAAGATTTTAAATATCCTGTGTGGGGGCTTTTTATCTCCCATGATGAGGTCATCAAAACCAAACAGATTGCGGTACTGAGAAAACATTATGGACAAGATTTTTCTGAAAAGAAACTTAATGATTCCATTTTACCCGATGAAGAGTGTGTGGAGTTAGTCAACTCTGTGGTTTTCATTGCACTTGCACGTGCGCAAAGTTTAGATAAAGAGGCCAAAGGTGTATTTTTAGCTTCCCTTCAAGAGCTGATGATGGCCGATGAAGTCATCGAACCTTTTGAACATCTGATTTATTGCTGTTTTATGGCGAATAACTTATTAGAAAAAGAAGTTTCAAGAATACAACTTGAGCATCTGCGGTCTCTGCTCTTTCTGTGCGTGAAGCTCAATAAGACTTCTGAGCAGCATGAACTGCAAATTTATCAACAAGCTCTGGAAAAATATATGGGCGTGAAACAAGAGTCAGTGACTCCACCCAAATCCATTGAGTTAGGAGATACGACCTTACTTCTTAGACAATTGCGAACTAAATCGCTTCAAACTCGTAGGGAAGTGCTCCTAGCCGTAAGGAGCGCTTTATTTAGCGATGGTAAAATTACACTAAGAGAATATGAAGCTTATAGGGCTATTTCTCTGGCTCTGGATATTCCCGCACCTCTTGTTGCTAACCCTTTCTAA
- a CDS encoding LemA family protein — translation MLVFGLVVAAVAIMAATIYNKLVRLKNAVKNALSQIDVQLTRRFELIPNLVETAKKFMSHERETFEAVVQARNMAVGAQKKVNSDPANTEAVKELQQAENQLMSQMSRMLLIVENYPELKANETMKGLMEELTSTENKVSFSRQAYNDSVMSYNTSIQVFPNNIFAGMFSFKEFEFLKVEDPKAKEPVKVSFD, via the coding sequence ATGTTGGTTTTTGGTTTGGTAGTGGCTGCTGTCGCCATCATGGCGGCGACAATTTATAATAAGTTGGTGCGTTTAAAGAATGCCGTGAAAAATGCCCTGTCGCAAATTGATGTGCAGCTCACGCGTCGTTTTGAATTGATTCCAAATTTAGTGGAAACCGCTAAAAAGTTCATGTCCCACGAAAGAGAAACTTTTGAGGCCGTGGTGCAAGCCAGAAATATGGCTGTGGGGGCGCAAAAGAAAGTGAACTCTGATCCAGCAAATACAGAAGCGGTGAAAGAGTTGCAACAAGCAGAAAATCAACTGATGTCCCAGATGAGTCGTATGCTGTTGATCGTGGAAAACTATCCAGAGCTTAAAGCCAATGAGACCATGAAGGGGTTAATGGAAGAACTGACCTCTACAGAAAACAAAGTCTCTTTCTCAAGACAAGCCTACAATGATTCGGTCATGAGCTACAATACATCTATCCAGGTATTTCCTAATAATATTTTCGCAGGAATGTTTTCGTTTAAAGAATTTGAATTTTTAAAAGTCGAAGACCCTAAGGCAAAAGAACCTGTAAAAGTCAGCTTTGATTAA
- a CDS encoding penicillin-binding transpeptidase domain-containing protein, producing the protein MSLFCLLKLTLFCLILGQGGRVQLMPNKRLDAYKETQFFKTVTVQARRGSIYDRKEKELAMITPTYSLFADPQFVNSPRYAARKIAKHLGVNATVLEKRMRKKTRFVWLKRRLPMELKKEIESYGIKGLYFVGESHRRYPEQNGLSQTIGFVGAEGKGLEGLEYAYNEYLEGKDVVLQVSKDAKGRPLFMEPERYTQPPEGKDLILTADSEFQHYLEMELKKVYEEQGAKKAIGLILDVETGGIRAAGVWPSYDLNNARNVKPQVRINSLFQESMEQGSVIKPFAVAAALENQAYSPNSAFACLDGKIKVGKRTIKDSSKKDCETMTLTQGLAVSSNVVFTQLAQGLSKNTLRDFYKKVGFGQKTEIDFPGESTGLFYSKTWPEHMNISASFGHGFTASPIQVAAAYAAVANNGIWKQPHLVDRMIDPTGLDVKIKRQEKRVMTESTAKKVRMMLTSVVQDHGSGKAASVNGYLVAGKTGTAHKVDLVNGGYHKDKYFSSFVGMVPAGKPKFVIYIGVDEPTKDHYGSKVAAPVFSKVARFALSKEGVSPEVIQEENLFECKDLSCEQELASKTPQEPSPHSLKGLTLREALNILRQSEVDFDIRGQGVVRDVDFINGKEFKKGNKVKITLSAL; encoded by the coding sequence TTGAGTCTTTTTTGTCTTCTTAAACTCACTCTGTTTTGTCTGATTCTTGGACAAGGTGGACGAGTGCAGTTGATGCCCAACAAAAGACTCGATGCTTACAAAGAAACTCAATTCTTTAAAACCGTCACTGTGCAGGCTCGTAGAGGTAGTATTTACGACCGCAAAGAAAAAGAACTGGCAATGATCACTCCGACCTACTCGTTGTTTGCTGACCCCCAGTTTGTAAACAGTCCTAGATATGCAGCTCGTAAAATTGCAAAGCATTTGGGTGTGAACGCTACGGTTTTAGAAAAACGTATGCGCAAAAAGACCCGATTTGTGTGGTTAAAAAGACGACTCCCTATGGAGCTAAAAAAAGAAATTGAATCTTATGGCATTAAAGGATTGTACTTTGTCGGAGAAAGTCACCGTAGATATCCTGAGCAAAACGGTCTGTCACAAACCATAGGATTTGTGGGTGCTGAAGGAAAAGGTCTTGAAGGGCTTGAATACGCCTATAATGAATACTTAGAAGGTAAGGATGTGGTCTTGCAAGTGTCAAAAGATGCTAAAGGTCGTCCTTTATTTATGGAACCAGAAAGATACACTCAACCCCCAGAAGGTAAGGATTTAATCTTAACGGCAGACAGCGAATTTCAACATTATTTAGAGATGGAACTTAAAAAAGTTTATGAAGAACAGGGTGCAAAAAAAGCCATCGGCTTGATTTTAGATGTAGAAACAGGAGGAATCAGGGCGGCAGGCGTATGGCCCTCTTATGATCTGAACAATGCGCGTAACGTAAAACCTCAAGTGAGAATCAACAGTCTATTCCAAGAATCTATGGAGCAGGGAAGTGTGATCAAACCTTTTGCGGTGGCTGCGGCTTTAGAGAATCAAGCCTATTCTCCTAACTCTGCATTTGCTTGCCTTGATGGAAAAATCAAAGTGGGCAAACGTACAATCAAAGACAGTTCCAAAAAAGATTGTGAAACCATGACATTGACTCAAGGGCTAGCTGTGTCTTCCAATGTGGTCTTCACACAGTTAGCACAAGGGCTTTCTAAAAATACGCTGAGAGATTTTTATAAAAAAGTGGGCTTTGGTCAAAAGACCGAAATTGATTTTCCTGGAGAAAGCACGGGGCTCTTCTATAGCAAGACTTGGCCTGAGCACATGAACATTTCAGCATCTTTTGGTCATGGCTTTACCGCAAGCCCTATACAAGTGGCAGCAGCTTACGCGGCAGTTGCAAATAATGGAATTTGGAAACAGCCTCATCTTGTGGATCGCATGATTGATCCTACGGGATTGGACGTAAAGATCAAACGCCAAGAAAAACGAGTGATGACTGAAAGCACAGCTAAGAAAGTCAGAATGATGCTCACATCTGTAGTGCAAGACCACGGTTCAGGTAAAGCCGCCTCTGTGAATGGATATTTAGTGGCAGGCAAAACAGGAACCGCACACAAAGTGGATTTGGTAAATGGTGGTTATCATAAAGATAAATATTTTAGCAGTTTTGTGGGCATGGTCCCTGCGGGTAAACCCAAGTTTGTCATCTACATCGGAGTGGACGAACCCACCAAGGATCACTACGGTTCTAAGGTGGCGGCTCCCGTATTTTCTAAAGTGGCTCGATTTGCTTTATCCAAAGAAGGTGTATCTCCAGAAGTCATTCAAGAAGAGAACTTATTTGAATGTAAAGACTTAAGCTGCGAACAAGAATTGGCCAGCAAGACTCCACAAGAGCCATCCCCCCATAGTCTAAAAGGCCTAACCCTGCGCGAAGCTCTCAACATCTTACGCCAAAGCGAAGTCGACTTCGACATCCGCGGCCAAGGCGTCGTACGCGACGTTGATTTTATAAACGGCAAAGAATTCAAAAAAGGCAACAAAGTAAAAATCACCCTCTCCGCCCTTTAA
- a CDS encoding cell division protein FtsL: MKKTNKKLNFNFFISLFIFLATLMVILFARMEMKRKSYEIYKLSSEFKILEDEYRSLYTDYSSKVSDRHITQLAEKTLSVKAPHMNQIVSLGSKSFLISSK; encoded by the coding sequence ATGAAAAAAACAAATAAAAAATTAAATTTTAATTTTTTCATCTCTCTGTTTATTTTTCTGGCCACATTGATGGTGATTCTGTTCGCCAGAATGGAAATGAAAAGAAAGTCTTACGAAATTTATAAATTATCTTCAGAGTTTAAAATTTTAGAGGATGAATACCGCAGTTTATATACGGATTACTCTTCTAAAGTTTCAGACCGTCATATCACTCAGCTAGCGGAAAAGACTTTGTCTGTCAAAGCTCCACACATGAATCAAATTGTGAGCTTGGGTTCAAAGTCATTTTTGATCAGCAGTAAATAG
- the rsmH gene encoding 16S rRNA (cytosine(1402)-N(4))-methyltransferase RsmH, whose amino-acid sequence MSEFVHIPVLLEECKAAIQGMDVPPQLGLDLTFGRGGHARAFLQIAEGLKILAVDQDAQAIQEGKLSFATESEKQRIEFHHCNFHHWPEYAREHSLPLSYDYIMMDLGVSSPQLDTPERGFSFYHDGPLDMRMDQRQTQTAAHVVNEFDEEDLNQIFKVYGEVRSPYRVTREILEFRKQQKFTSTLQLSSLIEKTDGWRKKGVHPATQYFMALRLYLNNELGGLRDVLPQLMAMLNPKGRMLVISFHSLEDRIVKTIFKTSELGKPVNKKVIKPTRDEELQNKRSRSAQLRVFQKGEVL is encoded by the coding sequence ATGAGTGAGTTCGTGCATATTCCTGTCCTTTTAGAAGAGTGCAAAGCCGCGATCCAAGGCATGGATGTCCCACCACAGTTAGGTTTGGATTTGACTTTTGGACGTGGTGGTCATGCGCGTGCGTTTTTGCAAATCGCCGAAGGTTTAAAAATCTTAGCAGTAGACCAAGACGCTCAGGCCATACAAGAAGGTAAGCTAAGTTTTGCGACAGAGTCAGAAAAACAAAGAATCGAGTTTCATCATTGCAACTTTCATCACTGGCCCGAGTATGCTCGTGAGCACTCTCTTCCTTTAAGTTATGACTATATCATGATGGACTTAGGCGTAAGTTCTCCGCAGCTAGATACCCCAGAGCGTGGATTTAGCTTTTACCATGATGGTCCTTTGGATATGCGAATGGACCAACGCCAGACTCAAACGGCAGCCCATGTGGTGAATGAGTTTGATGAAGAGGACTTAAACCAGATCTTTAAAGTGTATGGTGAAGTCAGAAGTCCTTATCGTGTCACCAGAGAAATTTTAGAATTTAGAAAACAGCAAAAATTTACTAGCACGCTACAACTTTCCTCTTTGATTGAAAAGACAGACGGTTGGAGAAAAAAAGGGGTACATCCTGCAACCCAATATTTTATGGCTCTGCGTTTGTACTTAAATAATGAGCTGGGGGGCTTAAGAGATGTTCTGCCGCAACTGATGGCGATGCTCAACCCCAAGGGCAGAATGCTGGTGATCAGCTTCCACTCTTTAGAAGATAGAATTGTAAAGACCATTTTTAAAACCTCTGAGTTAGGTAAACCTGTGAACAAAAAAGTAATCAAACCCACCAGAGACGAAGAGTTACAAAATAAAAGATCAAGAAGCGCGCAACTGCGTGTTTTCCAAAAAGGAGAAGTGTTATGA
- a CDS encoding division/cell wall cluster transcriptional repressor MraZ has product MSFSGRLNLKMDPKGRFRLPSTFASGVSEKDQREGQIHLVITNSIYKGEKCLDVYTESEWELLTQRMSKLPAFDTHVQAFQRFYLASAHKVVLDAQGRMLTPTVLREFAALSANVVVIGMGSKFEIWDEAAWNKVYGDISQNYDEILQAVSRLSQEKDHE; this is encoded by the coding sequence TTGAGCTTTTCAGGCCGACTAAATCTTAAGATGGATCCCAAAGGGCGCTTTCGCCTGCCATCGACTTTTGCCTCTGGAGTATCTGAGAAAGATCAAAGGGAAGGACAAATCCATCTTGTGATCACCAACTCCATATATAAGGGCGAGAAGTGCTTAGATGTGTACACCGAGTCAGAGTGGGAACTTCTCACTCAAAGAATGTCCAAGCTGCCAGCCTTTGATACTCACGTTCAAGCCTTTCAAAGATTTTATTTAGCCAGTGCCCACAAGGTGGTGCTAGATGCCCAAGGAAGAATGCTCACACCTACAGTGCTTCGTGAGTTTGCGGCCCTAAGTGCCAATGTTGTGGTGATTGGAATGGGATCAAAGTTTGAGATTTGGGACGAGGCTGCGTGGAATAAAGTGTACGGCGACATTTCACAAAATTACGACGAAATTTTACAAGCTGTCAGCCGTCTGAGTCAGGAGAAGGATCATGAGTGA
- a CDS encoding thymidine kinase, whose protein sequence is MSLSWELQNIEGGLVEVVTGCMFSGKTEELIRQLKRAHLAKKSYQLFKPTIDNRYDSAELVVSHSQQKLPSTAVDEAQDILSLVKPETHVVGIDEAQFFSPDLVNVVETLALAGKRVILAGLDTDWQGLPFPPMPQLLAIADVIHKKYAVCTHCGNLATRTQRLVSSNKNILVGAGEVYQARCRTHFNPPARPQPLKDAPLTNPSPTLDV, encoded by the coding sequence ATGTCACTAAGTTGGGAATTACAAAATATTGAGGGCGGACTTGTGGAAGTGGTCACAGGATGTATGTTCAGCGGGAAAACCGAAGAACTGATCCGACAACTTAAACGCGCTCATCTGGCCAAAAAATCATACCAACTTTTTAAACCCACGATTGATAATCGTTATGACTCTGCCGAACTGGTAGTTTCACACAGTCAGCAAAAACTCCCCTCTACAGCTGTGGATGAAGCTCAAGATATTTTATCTTTGGTTAAACCAGAAACCCATGTCGTGGGTATTGATGAAGCACAATTTTTTTCTCCCGACCTCGTGAATGTAGTTGAGACTCTAGCTTTGGCAGGTAAACGCGTGATCCTTGCGGGGCTAGATACAGACTGGCAGGGCTTACCCTTTCCACCAATGCCCCAACTCTTAGCGATTGCGGATGTGATTCACAAAAAATATGCGGTCTGTACACATTGCGGTAATTTAGCCACCCGCACTCAAAGACTGGTCTCATCAAATAAGAATATTTTAGTCGGAGCAGGCGAAGTGTATCAGGCTCGCTGCCGTACCCACTTTAATCCTCCCGCGCGGCCTCAACCCCTAAAGGACGCCCCTCTCACTAATCCCTCACCTACTTTAGACGTTTAG
- the hpt gene encoding hypoxanthine phosphoribosyltransferase produces MDLDRVEVTPYITEADLQKKITEIATQINKKLKNWKEPALAICVLKGSFMFFSDLVRQIDSDIKCDFLSCSSYGSANKSSGEVKLTLDLASPIAGQNVIIIEDIVDTGLTMSFLVESIRARKPESITTVTLLDKKAARQNDFQPDIAGFEIPDEFVVGFGLDYAEQFRQLPYIGRLINKSLN; encoded by the coding sequence ATGGATTTAGATCGCGTCGAAGTTACACCCTATATCACAGAAGCCGACTTACAAAAAAAGATCACTGAGATCGCGACTCAAATCAATAAAAAATTAAAAAACTGGAAAGAGCCCGCTCTGGCCATCTGTGTTCTTAAGGGCTCCTTTATGTTTTTTTCTGACCTTGTTAGACAGATCGATTCAGACATCAAGTGTGACTTCTTAAGCTGTTCAAGCTATGGAAGTGCAAACAAATCTTCTGGTGAAGTGAAGCTGACCTTAGACCTTGCCTCCCCTATTGCTGGACAAAATGTCATCATCATTGAAGACATTGTCGACACAGGTTTAACTATGAGCTTCTTAGTCGAAAGCATCAGGGCTCGTAAACCCGAATCCATCACCACTGTGACTCTTTTGGATAAAAAAGCAGCTCGCCAAAATGACTTTCAACCTGACATTGCTGGATTTGAAATCCCTGATGAGTTTGTCGTAGGTTTTGGCTTAGACTACGCCGAGCAGTTCAGACAGCTTCCTTACATTGGAAGACTCATCAATAAGTCTTTAAACTAA
- the dacB gene encoding D-alanyl-D-alanine carboxypeptidase/D-alanyl-D-alanine-endopeptidase translates to MSIKLDSLLKRHGLTQDQVSISFHKRTGLKTWEPFFEFNADKQMIPASLTKIVTALAVCEIYPKNYQFVTELKSSAKVKTGVLDGDLYLVGAGDPTLVTERLWLLVHELKRLNIQKITGNLIFDNTVFDEVKFSPTRTTNDQRAYSAPVSGLSLNWNALFIRVFGTEPGQKARVYIDPPDASIRLKNNAITGVRTNLLVDRVSTPEHDSVVVTGSIKPGEEYGVYRSHTQPSRRAANQTMSLLNLYGVQVEGTIKQGQAPAAAQTLAKIESVSVDEINKMMMKFSNNFIAEMLTKKMDELANQKQGTLLGGLKIVEKVAKDFTGKSFVLKNPSGLTTENKMSSAFFTDILTKATSKSEYNAEFLATFPRSGIDGTLKKRFVKIPGKVRAKTGLLNGVVGLAGYIESNNGHEYAFSLIYNGPNKQRGRATDMFDLLTEMFVTQY, encoded by the coding sequence GTGAGTATCAAGTTAGACAGTCTCTTGAAACGTCATGGTTTAACGCAAGATCAAGTGTCTATTTCTTTTCACAAACGCACGGGTTTGAAAACATGGGAGCCTTTTTTTGAATTCAATGCAGATAAACAGATGATTCCTGCTTCTCTGACTAAAATTGTGACAGCACTGGCTGTGTGTGAAATCTATCCTAAGAATTATCAGTTTGTGACGGAGTTAAAGTCTTCTGCTAAAGTAAAGACAGGAGTTCTTGATGGCGACCTTTACTTGGTTGGTGCAGGTGATCCGACCTTGGTGACGGAACGTTTATGGCTTTTAGTACATGAGTTAAAAAGACTAAATATACAAAAAATTACAGGAAATCTGATTTTTGATAATACGGTTTTTGACGAGGTGAAATTCAGTCCTACTCGAACTACCAATGATCAGCGTGCTTACAGTGCGCCCGTTTCGGGTTTATCTTTAAATTGGAATGCTTTGTTCATTCGTGTTTTTGGAACAGAACCAGGTCAAAAAGCAAGGGTGTATATTGACCCTCCTGATGCCAGTATCCGTTTAAAAAATAATGCCATCACGGGTGTGCGTACAAATTTACTTGTGGATAGGGTGTCTACCCCCGAACACGATTCTGTGGTTGTAACAGGTTCCATCAAACCAGGCGAAGAGTATGGGGTTTATCGCAGTCACACCCAGCCCTCACGTCGAGCAGCAAATCAAACCATGAGCCTTTTGAATCTCTATGGTGTGCAAGTCGAAGGCACGATCAAACAGGGACAAGCCCCTGCTGCGGCTCAAACTTTAGCTAAGATTGAAAGTGTGAGTGTGGATGAAATCAACAAGATGATGATGAAGTTCTCTAATAACTTTATTGCTGAAATGCTGACTAAAAAAATGGATGAACTTGCAAACCAAAAGCAAGGCACATTGTTGGGTGGTCTTAAGATTGTGGAAAAGGTAGCGAAAGACTTTACGGGTAAAAGTTTTGTTTTGAAAAACCCCTCGGGTCTTACGACAGAAAATAAAATGAGCTCGGCTTTTTTTACAGACATTTTGACAAAGGCCACTTCTAAATCTGAATACAACGCCGAGTTTTTAGCGACTTTCCCACGTTCGGGAATTGATGGAACTTTAAAGAAAAGGTTTGTGAAGATTCCAGGAAAAGTGCGAGCTAAAACAGGCCTGCTTAACGGTGTCGTGGGACTTGCGGGGTATATAGAATCCAACAACGGCCATGAATACGCTTTTAGTTTGATTTATAATGGCCCCAACAAACAACGCGGTCGCGCTACAGACATGTTTGATCTTTTAACAGAGATGTTTGTAACCCAATATTAG
- a CDS encoding ABC transporter substrate-binding protein, with protein MQNLIHTLLLFFILSSLGCSFKNKKDPETLTVGLSAIPATMDPRFALDAEGMKIGSLIFQSLVTIGPDMNVVGDAVESWKVEQKGPEFILSFPLKSHLKFSDSTPITCDDVLFSIQEYKSDSSPFKSAYDNIKRARCEQHILTLYLDSYSEKMLNSDLPVLKILPRKVFLTEAASSSMISFNDFSYKNSPSYKTASDRFKELLIGSGPFAVLSQGETTITLSPNAHFTKPPQLKKVEFKVIKDDFTRFLQMYRGDLDLAVSTMPKNKVASLERMDFLDVIRRPGLKMAYILVNFKNSTLSSLKNRQLLFQSLNVEEVIKYKLEGLGEPATSILTKANPYFNHELLSLLPERPSEPEELRKQILEGDAGKEVLLLKTSNTREAVENAKLLTNQMRQYGFRVRHESYEWGTYFKDIKEGNYDLATMTWVGAYDPDIYRIALSGKELPPQGRNRGYYQNPDFDRLVEAGAQETNTDKRRDIYKKAQEIAIKDLAILPLWYEDTITVIHKRVKNYTPSLNGDYSGLVEATLTP; from the coding sequence ATGCAAAACTTGATTCATACACTTCTTTTATTTTTTATCTTAAGCAGTTTAGGCTGTAGTTTTAAAAACAAAAAAGATCCAGAAACTCTCACCGTAGGGCTCAGTGCGATTCCTGCAACCATGGACCCTCGTTTTGCACTTGATGCTGAGGGGATGAAAATTGGAAGCCTGATCTTTCAATCTCTAGTGACGATTGGGCCCGACATGAATGTCGTCGGTGATGCTGTAGAGTCTTGGAAGGTGGAACAGAAAGGTCCAGAATTTATTCTTAGCTTTCCTTTAAAATCACATCTTAAGTTTAGCGATTCTACCCCTATCACTTGCGATGACGTTTTATTTTCTATTCAAGAGTACAAATCTGATAGCTCTCCTTTTAAGTCTGCTTATGACAATATTAAACGCGCACGCTGTGAGCAGCATATCCTTACGCTGTATCTGGACTCTTACTCAGAAAAAATGTTGAACTCGGATTTACCTGTTCTAAAGATTTTACCAAGAAAAGTTTTTCTGACGGAAGCGGCCAGTTCATCCATGATCAGCTTTAACGACTTTTCCTATAAAAACTCCCCATCTTATAAGACAGCCAGTGATCGCTTTAAAGAACTCTTAATCGGCTCTGGTCCATTTGCTGTCTTATCGCAAGGGGAAACTACCATAACTTTAAGTCCCAATGCTCACTTCACTAAACCTCCTCAACTTAAAAAGGTGGAATTCAAAGTCATTAAAGATGACTTCACCCGCTTCTTGCAAATGTACCGCGGAGACTTAGATTTAGCCGTATCTACAATGCCAAAAAATAAAGTGGCTTCTTTAGAACGCATGGACTTTTTAGATGTAATCCGACGTCCTGGTTTAAAAATGGCTTATATTCTTGTGAATTTTAAAAATTCCACCTTAAGTTCACTTAAAAACCGTCAACTTTTATTTCAAAGCCTTAACGTGGAAGAAGTGATCAAATATAAACTAGAAGGGCTTGGTGAACCCGCCACATCTATTCTGACCAAGGCCAACCCGTATTTTAATCACGAACTTTTATCACTCCTCCCTGAGCGTCCTTCTGAGCCTGAAGAGCTGCGAAAACAAATTTTAGAGGGCGATGCAGGCAAAGAGGTTTTGCTTTTAAAAACCTCTAACACTAGAGAAGCTGTTGAAAATGCTAAACTGCTCACCAACCAAATGCGACAGTATGGATTTCGAGTCCGACATGAAAGTTATGAATGGGGCACCTACTTTAAAGACATCAAAGAAGGTAATTATGATCTGGCCACCATGACTTGGGTCGGAGCTTATGATCCAGATATTTATCGCATTGCTCTTTCAGGAAAAGAATTACCACCGCAAGGTCGCAATCGTGGATATTATCAAAACCCAGACTTTGATCGCCTTGTAGAAGCTGGCGCACAAGAGACCAACACAGACAAACGACGAGACATTTACAAAAAAGCCCAAGAGATTGCGATCAAAGACCTAGCCATCTTACCCCTATGGTATGAAGACACCATCACAGTGATCCACAAGAGAGTGAAGAATTACACACCTTCATTAAATGGAGACTACAGTGGCCTAGTAGAGGCCACACTTACACCTTAA